The following is a genomic window from Acidimicrobium ferrooxidans DSM 10331.
CGATCGATGCGTGCGACCACCTCGGGTCCTCCTGGACCGGTGAAGAGTGTGCTGATGAGCGCACGTACTTCCTCGTTCGACTTGACCCCCGACCCTACGGGTGCCCAAAACCGCGCGAGAGCCGATCGTACGATGCGCTGGTCGCGGGGACGCTCGAGCAGGGCGCGGGCCTGCATGGTGTAGAAGTCGATGTGGCGACCCTCTTGCTTCATGATCTCGGTGAGCACCCCCGTGAGGGCGGGGTGCTCCGCTCGTGCCACGAGCCGCGCGTAACCAGCCTGCGTCGTGAGCTCGTTGACCATCCCCCATGCCATGAGGAGCCCGGGCAACGCCGGAGCGATGGGCGAGAAGACGGAGAAGCCAACGAGCCGGAGCCAATCTCGAGCGCGACGAGCGCGTCGGAGCGTTGCGGCCGCATCGGGGGCACCTGCCAGCCCATGCGCGGTGAGGATCTTCCCGATGGCGTCACCGTGAAACTGCTCTTCGTAGACCCAGCACGCAAGAAACCGCGTGATCGCCGGGTCGGCGTGGACGGGTGTGGCGAGGAGTTCGCAGAGGTAGCAGACCGTATGGCTCTCGATGTCACACATGTAACGAAGGCATGCGAGGCTCGCGTCATCCAGCGGGTGCGATCGGAACGCATCGATGTCGATCTGCTCGACCTCAATGCGTCGAGAGCGTGCGACGAGGGCATCCAAGGTTGTCGGCATACGTACCTACTTCGGAGCAACGGTCGGCCGTGGATGGTACGAGGACTGTAGGCACCGGCCTTCTTTTGACCCGAGATCACCGGTCAGAACTGACCCATCCGCGACACACGTTTAGGTGATGACCTTGGGGTCGGGGTGCTCGGCCTCACCTCCCTGTACCATGCCAGCGGCTTCCTGCCGCAGCACGGATGGGCTTGTGGAGCGAGAAAGCGTAGCGGTGCCGCGCAGGACAGCATGGGCTGACTTGCTCGCCGCAGACGGGAGAGCACGTCAAGGAAGCGGGGGCCGTAGGCTGCCTCGAGCGAGGGCACGGCTCGTCGCTTCCACGACCAGGCCTCCCTCGAATGGCCGCCCGGCCTCGGTGGCAATCAGGGAGGGAAAGCCGCACCCTCCATCCCACCAGGCCCACGCCGTCCAGCCGATGCCGTGTCCGGCGAGGAAGTCCACGATGTGGCGTTCCAGGTTGAGCGGGTAGGGGTTGCTGCAGCCGAGGACGCCGAACTCGGTGGCGATGACTGGCCAGTGTCGCCACGTCGAACCGAGCTCGTGCTGCCAGAGCGCGGGCCCTGTCGGTTGTGCTGCTTGTACGTAGAGGTGCAGCCCATAGGCGACGTTGGTACCGGCCAGGTGCCAGCGCGTCAGGCCCGCAAGCGTCCCCGCCCAATCGATGCCGTCCGCGATCACGAGGTTTCGCGCACCCGTGGCCCGTACGGTGTCGAGGAGCGTCTGTTCGCCGATCGCGTCATAGCGTCGTCCGGTCGCTGGGCAGGTGATCAACCCTCCGTCGCGCCACGTCGACCACGTGATGTCGTGGGGTTCGTTGTAGAGCTCGAAGACCACCCCGGGCCAGGTGCGGAAGCGCTCCGCGAGGGTCCTCCAGAATGCGATGCTCGGAGGGTCTGGCGCACACGAAGGCCCTGCTGCGGCCGGGGCAGTCGAGGTGTCAGCCCCGATGACGGTGTGCAGGTCCAAGATCACGACGAGACCGACTCGTCGTGCGGCACGAACCGCGCGCTCGACGAGTTCCCCGTACTCCGGATCGTAGCGTGGGGATCCGCGTAGGAGGAAGGCCTCGTTGAGCGCGATGCGAACTGCGTTGGCGCGAAAGCGCGTCACCATCGAGCGGAGCTCAGAGAGGTCCAGGCCTGGGGCTCCGTCGGCGTGCTGCCCTGCGGGTGCCCAGTCGAGACTCGGCCAGTCGACGCCATGGAGGTAGATCGGCGTTCCGCGCTCGTCCACGACCAAGGGACCCCGACTCACGAGCTGGCCGGTGACGGCACCCGGCGGCGAGGGGCTGAAGGTGGGCCGCCTGTGGGAATGCAGCACGACAACGAGGAGGGTTGCGATGCCGAGGGCGACCAACACCACGAGCGCCGCCACACCGCGGCGTCTGCGGACGCCCGTCATGGTCGGTAGATGTCGATGCGGGAGAGTCCGGAGCCGAACTGCGCGACGAGGTGGTCTTCATGCTGAACAGCGCTAATGAACGGTAACTGTGTCTGCACCGCGCGCATCTGAGGAGTCACGACAATGAGGTGCATCGCCTTCCAGCCCTGAGGGTTGAGCCGCCCCAGATTCCGTTGACACGTCGTAAGTCACACGTACCATGGCAGAGGGAAGGGGAGGTCGATGGGGACGTCGAGAAGGAAGTTCACCCTGGAGTACCGGACCGAGGCGGCCCACCGGGTCATCGACAGCGGCCGGAGCGTCCCAGAGGTGGCCCGTGAGCTCGCGATCGGGGAGCACAACCTCTATCGATGGGTGCGGGAGGAGCGCAGGCGGATCGAAGCAGCAAACGCCACTGGCAGCCCGCCCCTCACGGCGCAGGAGCGCACCGAGCTCATCAGGCTGCGCAGGGAGCTCGAGGAGCTGCGCAAGGACAACGAGTTCCTGGGAAAAGCAGCCGCGTACTTCGCCGCGAAGCCACCAAGCAAGAGAGATTCGCGCTGATGGAGGCGGAGTACGCTCGCTTCGAGATCAAACGGATGGCACGCTTACTCGAGGTCTCCCGGGCTGGCTACTACCGATGGCGACGCACCCAGGTAGCACCGTCGCGTCGGGCATGTGCAAGACGCGACCTCGAGAACCGAGTGGTCGCGGTCCACCAGGCATCCTCTGGCACCTACGGCGCACGACGGATCACGGCGGCACTCCTCGCCGCTGGCGTGGTGACGAGCCACAACACGGTGGCAGCAGCGATGGCCAGGCGCGGCATCGCCGGTATCAGCCCCAGGAGGTTCCGCCCAGCGACCACCCACGCCGATCCGAAGGCGATCTACCCACCAGACCTCGTTGCCAGGAAGTTCGACCCGGGGCGCCTGCACGCCCTCTGGACCTCGGACATCACCTACCTCGCTCTCGCCGGCGCGATGGCATACCTGTGTGTGGTGCGCGACGAGCACTCGCGGCGGGTGCTCGGATGGAGCGTCGCGGAGCGCATGGAGACCACGCTCGTGCTCGAGGCCCTCGGCCAGGCCGTCGCGGTGCGTGGGTCCCACGCGCAGGGGGTCATCTGGCACACCGACCGAGGGAGTCAGTTCAGCGACCATCGAGTTGTGGCCTTCTGTGCCCGACACGGGATCACGCGCTCCATGGGGCGAACCGGCACCTGCTACGACCACGCGAGCGCGGAGTCCTTCTGGTCGATCTTCAAACACGAGTTCTTCTACCGCCACGCCTTTGGCGACCTCGCCGAGCTGCGCCGCGGCATACAGAGCTACATCCAGTTCTACAACCACCAGCGCAGCTGCTCGAAGATCGGCTACCTTGCCCCAGTCGTCTTCGAGCACCTCGTCGCGGAGGAGGCTCGCGTGAAGTAACCTGGGTGTCTACGAAATCTGGGGCACCTCAGGTAGCGACGTTCGACCTCCGGGTCCGTCGTGATCTTCCAATACCACACCACGGCCTGGTAGGGGTGCCAACCCATGTCGACGACGTCGACCCACATCGTATCGGCGACGAGGATGGGGGCGGAACGGTCGCCATGGGCGCGTAGCCAGGCCTCTGCGGCAAGCTGGGCCTGGTCTCGAGGGGCGAGCAACGTCTCCGCGTCCCGGGCGGACCAGGCGAAACCTAACAGCAGCGTGAGTGTGGTGACGAGCACACCAAGGGCGGTTCGAGCCAGGCGTCGCCAGGAGACACTCTGGCTGAGGAGGGAGTCGAAGAGCCCGCCACCGACCAGTGCAACCGCTGGGAACGCCTCGACTGGGTAGGTCGAGGGGAGATACCCAGGACGGAAGGCCATGGCAGTGTAGACGAGCGCAGCGATCCCGAAGGGGCGCGTTCGTCGAGCGATGACGCCGATGCACGCGGCCGGCACCAGGAGGACGAGAACCGGGTCGAGGTGAAGCCACCCCTGGAGCAGGCCCCAGGCGGCCGTGCCGTGGCGGAGGATGAAGCCGCTGCCCGCACGCTCGAAGACTTGCCACGCTGCGCTCCCGAGCAAACTCACGTGACCGGGTCCGGGGAGGAGTGCTCCCTTGAGCGTGGCGTAGAGCAGGTACAGGCTCCCGATACTCCCGGTGACGAGGAGAAAGGTCCACATTGCGACCGAGCGCCGTTCATCGCGGTAGCGCCGAGCGAGGAGCCAGAGCACGGTGGGAGTCCAGAGGAGGGCCGTCTCCACGGACAGGATCGCTGCGCCGAACGCGATGCCAGCGATCACGACGGCGTGCAAGCGGCGCCTTGGATCCGAGAGCGACCAGATCGCGACGAGAACCAGAGCCATCGCGACGTTGTCGAGTTCGACGAGGCGCTCGAGCGTGATGGCAAGCGGGGACAGGCCCCAGAGGATGACGGCTATGGCGGCAGCACCAGGGTGCCAGCGGAGCCTCTTCGCCGCTCCGACCAGCGCGCCGAGCGCGACGAGCGACCAGATCCACATCGCGAAGCGGAGCTGGGCGACGGCGTCGAGGCCCTGGGGCAGGACATGGGCAAGGAGCCACCACATGCCGGCAAGGAGGATCCACGCGAGCGGTGGATGATCGTACCAGTACGTGTAAGGGGCAAGCCGCCCGAGGTGCAGCAGAGCCCACGCCTCCGCGGCATAGGTACCCTCGTCGAGCATCGGGGTCGGGTTGTGTGCGGCGCCCGCGACGTGAACGAGAGCGACGATGGCAGCGGTTCCCCAGGCGAGCGTGTTGCCCGCCACCGACCAGGTGCCCCGAGCCGCGGTCTGTGTCGAATCCGGGGCTTCCGGAACCTCATGCGTTCGGACGAGAGTCTCAACCACGGCTACGCCACCTGCTGTTCGCTCAGGACCTCGTCAGGAGTTGACAAGCGACGGTGTGCGCCGACATGCTCCGTCTTTGCCCAACCGCGCTCACCGCGGAGCTCGCGCACCAGCGCTACGAGCAGGGCGGTCACGAGCACGAGCTGGTAGGGGATGAGACCGAGGACGAGGGAGAGCGCATCTCGGATGCGTGGCCGCTCACCGCGTAGGCGACGCAAGCGAGCTGCGGCGATGACCTCGAAGCTGAGGGCGCCGAGCTCCGCGAAGAGAGATAGGAAGGCGAAGAGGACGAGGTCGACGGGGAGTCGACGTGTCAAGCCCCAGGCGAGCATTGCGACCGGGATCAGCACGCCCGTGAGGGCTTGCTGGAACGGTGCCGCCAATGTGAAGAGCGCAAGTGCCCTTCTCCGCCAGGGGAGTTTGCGCCAAGAGCCCTTGCGGAGCACCTGGATGAAGCCCTGGTCCCATCGGGTGCGCTGGCGAACGAAAGCGCGCAGGCTAAGGGGTGTCTCCTCCTGCGTGGCGAGTGCCTCCTCAAAGCGGACTGCGATCTGAGCGCCGCAGGTGGCGAGTCGAATTCCCATGTCGGCATCCTCGGTGAGCGCGTTGGGGTCCCAGAGGCCGACCTCGTGCAGGGTATGGGAGCGAAAGACGCACGTGTTCCCACCGAGCGGTACGACGCCGTGGCGGGCTTGCCACGGAAGGCGGCTCGAGTACCACAGGTAGTACTCGACCGCGGATCGGGTTGCGAACCACGAGCTGGACAGGTTGACGAGGAGGACGCCTCCCTGAAGCACGTCGAGACCGGGACGCATGGCGAACTCGGCGGCTGCAAGCGCAAAGAAGCCTTCTGCGACGTCATCCTCCGCGTCGACAATGGCGATGAGCTCGGCGCTCCCCGCCGCCTCCATCCCAGTGATGAGGGCTGCAGGTTTCGATTTAGGCCAGTGGTGGTCGACGACGACCTCGATGCGATCGGGGTGCGCCGAGGCAGCACGTTCCGCGACCGCATGGGTGGCCTGATCATCGTGGCCGACGATGGCGATGATCCGCAGCGCGTCGTACGGTTGTCGCGCGAGGCGCTCGAGGGTCGCCCCGAGGACCGTCTCCTCATGGCGGGCTGGTATGAGCACAGCCATCGTCGGCAGGGTCGTCAAACTGTCGGCGCTGATTTGGAAGGATAGCTGACGTCGAAGCTGTGGGTCTTCCCACCCGAATGCTGCAAGTGCAACAGCGGAGAGCGAGGCTGTTAGCACGATTACAGCGCCAGTCAGGTAGAGCCAATCCCCGATCGTCATTGAGAACTCCTCGATCCCCAGGTCGTCCGCTGACGTAGTGTAGAGCCAGCTCAGAGGGGATGGAACTCCAGGCAGATCTCGCAACGATGTGGCAATGAAAGTCGGGCACTGGTGCATGGGATGCGCTTGTGGCCTCTGCACGTGATCCATGAACAACTCGAAACAGATTGGTGAACAGTCGCAATGATTGTCATCAAATCAGTCGGATCGGCGCGGCATATGGCCGTGAAATGGTCGCTCAGAGTGGTGAGTTGGCTGCGGAAGGTCATGCTTCCAGATGCGCACCGCCGCAGCGACGGCGGTGTCGAGGTTGAACGCATGGTGATCCCGTGGGCAGATGCGACGAGTGAATCCGCATCGATCGACGGTCCTTGCGACCTACGAGCCGTGATGCCGTTGGTATCGGCGATCCTTCGTCGCTCGTTCCGATCCGTCTGCACCGCCGAAGTGGTCGAAACGCCCCAACTACGGATGAGAGGCGTAGCGGAGTTGGTGATGAGGCATGTGGGGTCAGTCCAAGTGACGTGGGGTGAGGTCTCACCTGCCACGTGGCGTCATCGGTTCACGGAGAGCATTCCCTGGGTCGCGGCATCGACAGCGCTCTCCGATCGGCGACGACCCAGCGAAGGCCCTGTCCGTCTGCGCGTCGAGGTGGTGAGGAGTGTCACGGGTTGGTCAAGGGCGAGGCATCAGCTGCACGAACGTGGCGGCGGCGAGGATACTCCTGCTAACGCCTGGCTAACGCTCGTCCAGGTGAGCCGCTGGCGAGCGAGGTAGGACTTGAGTCCCGAGGACCGATCGAGGGAAGGGGGGCTCATGCGCAGGTGGGCGGGTGTGCCGGTCGTGAAGAAGCTGGCAAGTATCGGAGCAGGACTCGGGCTGGTTGGCGCAGGTCTGTCGGTGCCGTTGACCCATGCGGCGCTCGCGGGTTCGAACTCGTCGAGTGAGACGTTCTACTACACCGGGAGTCAACAGACCTTTACTGTGCCGATGGGGGTCACACAGCTTGACTACACCGTGGCTGGTGGGGCAGGAGGAGCAGGTTACGCAGCGCTCGCAGGCGAGTTAGGTGGCTCGGGTGGCGACGGTTCGGTCGTCACCGGCACGCTGACGGTGACGCCCGGAGAGCAGCTGATCATCGAAGTGGGGTCTTCTGGTGCGAACGCGAGTTCCAATCAGCAGAGTTGTGGTGGTCCCTTCAGCCTCTATGTCGGAGGTGCCGGCGGATCGAACCCGGATTCGAGCTTCAGCGGTGGCTCGGGCGGCGACGGCAATTGCGACCTCTTCAATTCTGGCGGTGGTGGCGGCGGTGGTGGAGCGGCGAGCGCCATCCTCGACAGTAGTAACGCTGCGCTCGTCGTCGCAGCGGGCGGCGGTGGTGGTGGCGGCGCTGGTGCGGCCGCGGGTTACGACGGCGGCGCGGGTGGCGCCAATGCCTCTGGTGGCCCCGGAGGGGGCGACGGAGCAGGTAGTGGGGGCCAAATCGGTGCTGCCGGCAGCAGTGCTGGTGGGACCGGTGGATACGACGACGTAGCGGGACATGAGTCCGGTGGTGGCGGCGGCGGTGGTGGTGGCCTCGACGGCGGTGACGGCGGCAGCGCAGGACAGATTGGTGGTGGCGGCGGTGGTGGCGGCGGCTCCGGGAGTTCGACCACGGGTAGCGGCGTCACCGTGTCTGCGACCAACAACGGCAACGGCTACGTGACGCTGAGTTGGTCCACCTCTCCACCGCCCCCCGCGCTGAGCGCCACGCTGAGCGCCACCAGTTCGCCGAGCCCTGCCTATGCAGGGGACACCGTCAGTTTTGCGGTTCACGTGTCGGGGAGCGGGTCGTCAAGCCCGGTGACTGGGGAAGCCTTCATTGAAGCCCCGGGCAAGACCGATCAGACGGAATTCATCCCCGTTGCCGAGGTCCCGATCTCCGACGGGGCTGGAACCGTTCAAGAGTCGGTGGATCAGGTGGCGGCGGTACTCGAGGCGGAGGGCGAGAGCGTTCCGTACGGGACATTGACCCTGCCGGTCTACTTCATCGGTTCGGGGGCCTGGCAGGGGGTCGGCGCGACAGGTTCCGTCGGTGTCGACCTGTCCATCGACCCCACGACCACGAGCCTCTCGCTACAGCCGTCCTCGCCGGTCGTCGGCCAGCCAGTGACGCTCACGGCGACGGTGACGAACCAGTCCCAGGCCGCACCCGGCCTTCCGCCGACCGGGAGCGTGACCTTCTCGGCGACGGACAGCGCCGGCACGACGACGAAACTCGGTACGGCGTCGGTCGACGGTTCGGGCCAGGCCACGCTCTCGGGCCTGGAGCTGCCAGCGGGTGCGGACACCATCACCGCGAGTTACTCGGGGGATCCCACCCACGATGCCTCCTCGACCACGAGCTCGATCGATGTCTCGAACGCGCTGGCGCTGTTCGCCTCGAGCACCCCGTACCCTGCGTACTTCGGCAATGACGTGGCCGTCACCGCCACCGTGGCCGGGGGCGGGTCGCTCGGTGCAGCGACCGGCACGGCGTGCATCGAGGGTCCGTCCGGAGGAGTGACGCTTGGCTGCTTCGTCGTCGACCAGGGTTCCGGGAGCTTCACGATCCCGGTCGAGGAAGCGGCGACGCTGCTGGGTGCGAGCCGGGCCTACGGTCCCCGGGCGTTGCCCGTTACGTTCACGGGTTCGGGCGCCTGGCAAGGTGTCGACCTCACCGGCTCTGTGAACGTCGACCTCTCGCTCGACCCCACGACCACGAACCTCTCGGTGCAGCCGTCCTCGCCGGTCGCCCGCCAGCCAGAGACGCTCGTGGCGACGGTGACGAACCAGTCCCAGGCCGCACCCGGCCTTCCGCCGACCGGGAGCGTGACCTTCTCGGCGACGGACAGCGCCGGCACGACGACGAGACTTGGCACGTCCACGCTCTCGAGCTCGGGCCAGGCGATCCTCACCGGCATCAGCCTTCCGGCTGGCGTGCACGTCGTCACCGCGAGCTACTCGGGGGATCCCACCCACGATGCCTCCTCGGCGTCGAGCACGATCGTGGTGACGACACCGGTACGGCTCGACCTCGCGGCCTCACCGACATCGTCGTCCTTCGGTTCTGCGGAGACGCTCACCGCCACCGTGCATGGCCAGGCGCGTGGGTCCGTCACCTTCAGTCTGATCCAGGGCAGGAAGACCAAGCGGCTCGGCACAGCGCCGGTGACCTCGGGCCATACGGCGCAGCTCGTCACCTCGAACCTGCCCGTCGGCACCGACGAGATCGTCGCTACGTACACGCCGTCGAGCGGCTCCGACGTCGCGCCCGCCTATGCCGACACCACGTTGGTGGTGGTGCAGGACGTGCCCGCGATCACGATCCTCGGACCGACGAGCGTGGCAGCGGGGTCGTCCGCGTCGTACACCATCCTCGTGACGGCGAACGGGAGCCCGGTCGACGGTGGGACGCTGCTGGTCCAGCTGGGCGACACATCATCCACCGCGACCGTGGACGCCAACGGACTGGCGACCGTGACACTCACCTTCCCCAGGACCGGCGGCACGCAGGTCCTCTCTGCCATGTACCTGGGGTCACCGACGGTGGCAATGGCGTCGAACACCCTCTCGGTGACGGTGACGTCCCCCTCCCCATCGACGTCGGCGCAGAGTTCCAGCACGCCGCCCGCTGGCTCGTCGTCGAGCTCGAGTACGACCACCGCGTCGTCCACCAGCACGAGCACGTCTCCGACGAGCCCGGGAACGACCAGCTCGACCTCGACGCAAGCAGTGCGGCCGGTGACGGCGAGTTCGGCAGTGACGGTCCCGACCG
Proteins encoded in this region:
- a CDS encoding ArnT family glycosyltransferase; the protein is MVETLVRTHEVPEAPDSTQTAARGTWSVAGNTLAWGTAAIVALVHVAGAAHNPTPMLDEGTYAAEAWALLHLGRLAPYTYWYDHPPLAWILLAGMWWLLAHVLPQGLDAVAQLRFAMWIWSLVALGALVGAAKRLRWHPGAAAIAVILWGLSPLAITLERLVELDNVAMALVLVAIWSLSDPRRRLHAVVIAGIAFGAAILSVETALLWTPTVLWLLARRYRDERRSVAMWTFLLVTGSIGSLYLLYATLKGALLPGPGHVSLLGSAAWQVFERAGSGFILRHGTAAWGLLQGWLHLDPVLVLLVPAACIGVIARRTRPFGIAALVYTAMAFRPGYLPSTYPVEAFPAVALVGGGLFDSLLSQSVSWRRLARTALGVLVTTLTLLLGFAWSARDAETLLAPRDQAQLAAEAWLRAHGDRSAPILVADTMWVDVVDMGWHPYQAVVWYWKITTDPEVERRYLRCPRFRRHPGYFTRASSATRCSKTTGAR
- a CDS encoding transposase, with translation MGTSRRKFTLEYRTEAAHRVIDSGRSVPEVARELAIGEHNLYRWVREERRRIEAANATGSPPLTAQERTELIRLRRELEELRKDNEFLGKAAAYFAAKPPSKRDSR
- a CDS encoding IS3 family transposase — encoded protein: MEAEYARFEIKRMARLLEVSRAGYYRWRRTQVAPSRRACARRDLENRVVAVHQASSGTYGARRITAALLAAGVVTSHNTVAAAMARRGIAGISPRRFRPATTHADPKAIYPPDLVARKFDPGRLHALWTSDITYLALAGAMAYLCVVRDEHSRRVLGWSVAERMETTLVLEALGQAVAVRGSHAQGVIWHTDRGSQFSDHRVVAFCARHGITRSMGRTGTCYDHASAESFWSIFKHEFFYRHAFGDLAELRRGIQSYIQFYNHQRSCSKIGYLAPVVFEHLVAEEARVK
- a CDS encoding glycosyltransferase, with amino-acid sequence MAVLIPARHEETVLGATLERLARQPYDALRIIAIVGHDDQATHAVAERAASAHPDRIEVVVDHHWPKSKPAALITGMEAAGSAELIAIVDAEDDVAEGFFALAAAEFAMRPGLDVLQGGVLLVNLSSSWFATRSAVEYYLWYSSRLPWQARHGVVPLGGNTCVFRSHTLHEVGLWDPNALTEDADMGIRLATCGAQIAVRFEEALATQEETPLSLRAFVRQRTRWDQGFIQVLRKGSWRKLPWRRRALALFTLAAPFQQALTGVLIPVAMLAWGLTRRLPVDLVLFAFLSLFAELGALSFEVIAAARLRRLRGERPRIRDALSLVLGLIPYQLVLVTALLVALVRELRGERGWAKTEHVGAHRRLSTPDEVLSEQQVA
- a CDS encoding Ig-like domain-containing protein, whose protein sequence is MRRWAGVPVVKKLASIGAGLGLVGAGLSVPLTHAALAGSNSSSETFYYTGSQQTFTVPMGVTQLDYTVAGGAGGAGYAALAGELGGSGGDGSVVTGTLTVTPGEQLIIEVGSSGANASSNQQSCGGPFSLYVGGAGGSNPDSSFSGGSGGDGNCDLFNSGGGGGGGGAASAILDSSNAALVVAAGGGGGGGAGAAAGYDGGAGGANASGGPGGGDGAGSGGQIGAAGSSAGGTGGYDDVAGHESGGGGGGGGGLDGGDGGSAGQIGGGGGGGGGSGSSTTGSGVTVSATNNGNGYVTLSWSTSPPPPALSATLSATSSPSPAYAGDTVSFAVHVSGSGSSSPVTGEAFIEAPGKTDQTEFIPVAEVPISDGAGTVQESVDQVAAVLEAEGESVPYGTLTLPVYFIGSGAWQGVGATGSVGVDLSIDPTTTSLSLQPSSPVVGQPVTLTATVTNQSQAAPGLPPTGSVTFSATDSAGTTTKLGTASVDGSGQATLSGLELPAGADTITASYSGDPTHDASSTTSSIDVSNALALFASSTPYPAYFGNDVAVTATVAGGGSLGAATGTACIEGPSGGVTLGCFVVDQGSGSFTIPVEEAATLLGASRAYGPRALPVTFTGSGAWQGVDLTGSVNVDLSLDPTTTNLSVQPSSPVARQPETLVATVTNQSQAAPGLPPTGSVTFSATDSAGTTTRLGTSTLSSSGQAILTGISLPAGVHVVTASYSGDPTHDASSASSTIVVTTPVRLDLAASPTSSSFGSAETLTATVHGQARGSVTFSLIQGRKTKRLGTAPVTSGHTAQLVTSNLPVGTDEIVATYTPSSGSDVAPAYADTTLVVVQDVPAITILGPTSVAAGSSASYTILVTANGSPVDGGTLLVQLGDTSSTATVDANGLATVTLTFPRTGGTQVLSAMYLGSPTVAMASNTLSVTVTSPSPSTSAQSSSTPPAGSSSSSSTTTASSTSTSTSPTSPGTTSSTSTQAVRPVTASSAVTVPTASTGEPFASPWWWALSGFGVGTGSTLAAVQIRRRRNTREAV
- a CDS encoding glycoside hydrolase family 5 protein, which gives rise to MTGVRRRRGVAALVVLVALGIATLLVVVLHSHRRPTFSPSPPGAVTGQLVSRGPLVVDERGTPIYLHGVDWPSLDWAPAGQHADGAPGLDLSELRSMVTRFRANAVRIALNEAFLLRGSPRYDPEYGELVERAVRAARRVGLVVILDLHTVIGADTSTAPAAAGPSCAPDPPSIAFWRTLAERFRTWPGVVFELYNEPHDITWSTWRDGGLITCPATGRRYDAIGEQTLLDTVRATGARNLVIADGIDWAGTLAGLTRWHLAGTNVAYGLHLYVQAAQPTGPALWQHELGSTWRHWPVIATEFGVLGCSNPYPLNLERHIVDFLAGHGIGWTAWAWWDGGCGFPSLIATEAGRPFEGGLVVEATSRALARGSLRPPLP